A window of Isachenkonia alkalipeptolytica genomic DNA:
CGGGAAACACCGAAGGATCTTCAGTTTACCATCGACGTTTTTGAAAGGAGCGGGATTCTTACACCGGAAGAGACAGAGGAGGCCAGGGAGTACCGGGAACTTTGTGAGAAGAACGGCTGGCATTTTGTCACCTCCATTAAGGAACTGCAAATATTTCATGCCCCGGCGAATGAGGATTTAACACCGATTCAGACCGATGAGGAGCTGGAGGAGAGCCTGGCTCGAAAAAAAGTATGGAAAAAGGATTTCTCAACGAGTATCATTGTTTTCCTTCTGACGGCGGTTTTGGTTATTATCACTCGGGTTCGACCGGCTTTTCAGATGGATGAGTATATGGGGAACATCATCTACTTTCTTTATCCATTGATGCTGATTCCCACAATGATCGCCCTTATACGCAGTCTGCTGTGGATCCGGAAGGTAAAGCGACAGGGTCTTCCGGAAAAGGAAGCGGAGACCTTTTTTACCGGTAGGAGAAGGAAGCTGCTGATTGATATAATCGCAGCACTGGTTACGGGATTTTTAATCCTGGGCGTCGTACTGGACACCCTTTATAATCCCCATGCAAATACTATCTCTTCAATATTTCCCGCGTTACTGGGGATCACCGCGGGGACGATCATTCGATTAACAATCCAAAAGAAAGGCAGGAATAAGGATGACGGCATCAGATTCGTGATTATCGGATTTTTGGTGATGTTTATGATTCTGGGGGGATTTAATTATTACCGGGAACGGCAAATAGAAAACAACATCGGGGACAGGGATCCGAACCTTATTGAAGAGATCCCCGAGGATATTACAACCTACTCCATTGAGGAAGTACTGGTTTTCACGGAGGAGAAGGCATTAAAACGAAGAACTTTCCCGGTGCTCGGACAGAGCTTTGCCGTGCCAAAGCACTATACACAGCATCAAACCTGGGAAGTGGAAGGTCGGAATTGGGAAATTACCATTAGAACCTACGAAACCCGAAATGCATGGGTTGCTGAAAGGATTGCAGAAGGATACCTGGATTTTCAAATGGGTGGTATCATTACCTGGTTTGGAGAAAACTGGCGGGACATGGAAGACTTAAGGGAAGCCTGGGACGTGGATGGGTTTTACATGACCGAAGGATACCCCGCCATATTAATGAAACAGGATACGCACCTTTGGATCATTGAAGGGAATTATAGGAGAGTGGATAATTATATCGAAGAAATAAAAGAACCGAATATGGAACGTCTTATTGAAGAGATCTTAGAAAAGCATCATTATCTTTTTTAGCATTACAGGACACTTCATTTCCAATTTAATGAAGAATTTATGAGAGCGCAGAAAGACCTAACCCTACAAGATCAGAAATCGAATACGCTAAGCGTACCGGAAAACCTGTTGATTATCTTGAAAAACTTTAGCCCTCACAACACTACAGGAATTAGCGAATTCCAGGTATTTCATTCTCTTAGGGTATTATGCCGGAGGATGAAATGACTGGATTTTTTGTGTGAATATTTCACGTTAAACTCAGAAATTTCGTCTTAGACGCCGATGTTTCTCGATTTCACCGAGTATGATCAGGATATGCTAATGTGTGATAACGCCATTGCTGACGGTGGTGCGGCTAGGGTGATGATTGTTCCATGGATAGCATTACCTTAAATAATTAATAAAAATACTGAAAACACTGAAAATATAATTGCTATCCATATTTGGTAATGATAAAATGAAATGGAATATTTTTATATTTATCATGTAATATATTTCACATAAAAATTAAGGAGGGTATGACAGGGAAAAGTAAAGAAACCGATGTACAAAAGATTGTGGTTTATAGTGGTGGCAGTGCTGGTGCTATTTATGGTATTCGGTTATCCAAGATGAAGGATATGAAATAGTTGATGTCAAGCTGAAAAGCATACAAAATCAAGGGATTGCCGGTTCCATGGAGGGCTTTCATAAATTCAATTTCTTATCATTTAGTTATCTTCAACACTGCTTGATCTGAGTATTTAAAGCTCATGGATGAGAATTTATAGAAAAGGGGGTGAATGTATGAAGGTAATTGCTATATTGCTAATGATCACCGGCGTTTTAGGAATTCTAATGGGATCTATGATGTATGGGGATATTAGTATAGCGGCTTTTATTGGCGCAGTATCTGCTTTGTTTTCCGGCATAGGCTTTTTTAAACTCAGTAAAAAATTAAATTAATACTTAGCAAGCATCATAATTACAACAAGGAAAACCGCATATAATAGATAATATGAGCATAGGGGGCTAATCAGTTTCCTATGCTATTTTTCAATAAGTTGCGATGAAAAATCAAAATAATAATTGTAAGTATTGTATAGCGTTTAAAAAGTATTTACTAAAAAACCGCTGGAAAATCCTTGCTTTATGAGAGCGTAATACTAAGGCTAGAGCAACTAATTGAATCAATTGCATCAGGGTTCGATAAGATTGTACCACCTTGTAAAATTGTAGAAAGTAGTAAAAATAAAGGCGTTAACGATTTGCCTGTTGTATAAGTTGGACTAAAGATGATTTCTAAATCCAATGATCAGAAGCTGGGGTTATTTGCTGTTATGATTTTTGTATATCGAGGGAGGGATTATGATGTTTTGCACAAATTGTAACAATAAAGTGTCTGTTGATGATAAATTCTGTAATAATTGCGGATCCAAATTAATTGAAGCAGACGAAAATGGCTCCTCAGAGATTTGTCCTTCCTGTAGAACTCCTAATCCGAAGGGAAGTAGATACTGTGTTAATTGTGAGGATAGAATATCCGATACTCCAGCAACTCCTAAGTCAGGAAAGGGAAATGAGATTGGTCCGGATAAAGAGGAAACCCATAAAACAAATTCGGTTAGAGAAAGAAAGAACTACAAAGTTATAATATTTTGGAGTTTGGTTGCATTATTTATTATTGGGGCTCCTATAGATGTTAAAATCCTTATTAGTTTCTTAGTATGTATCATTGGTGGGATAAGCATTTTAAAACCTATGAGATTTATAGGCATAAATACCAGAGGGAAAGGAGTAATTATAGCAGGTATAGGGGTTGTTGTTTTGTTTGTAAGCGCAGCTCAACTGCCGCCAGATCTTGCTACAACTCACGATATGGAGATCAGCATAGCTGATTATAAAGCTCAAAGCAATACAATACCCTATGAAGACTTAATTAGGGAAACGGATAAATATGTTGGTGAAATAGTACATTATACCGGAGAAGTTGTTGAAGTACAAGAATTGCGGAATAATGTCTATCTCCGAGTGAATGTAACAAAAGGTGATTTTGGGTTTTATACCGACACGATTTGGGTCAACTATATATTTGAAGAGGGCGAAAAAAGAATCATTGAAGATGATATGGTCAATTTATGGGGGGAGATAAAAGGAAGAAAAACCTACACCGCAGTATTAGGCAATAGAATTACGATTCCGGAAATTAATGCAAGGAAGGTGGAACTTACAAGTGACTAATCGTTAAACCTTGTTATAAAGTCATACAAAGAAGTGATTGAGGTATTTTGAACTCATACGTTAAAGGTGGCTGAATATAATCAAATTAACAAGGGAAGATCATCTAAAGAAAAAAAATAGTAACATTTAAGGGAAAACTCATTAAGACTCCTAGATTTTAAACCTGCAAATTATTATTTTGTAGGTTTTTCATAAAAACTTTACATCACTGACATCATCATGTCAGTAATGTAGTGTTATCCTAAACGAAAACCGTAAGGAGGATAACTAATGAAAAAAATAAAACTATGTCAGAACTCTTTCGTAATGGACATTTCTTCTATTCGAACATCATCACGGCAATGATATTACGAATATTTTTGTGATTCCCTATTTCATGGGTTTTATCGACTTTAAAAAGATGTCACCTATTATAGGGATATCGGTGTCCTGAAGTATTTTGAGGGGGATAACCTCGTTTATGACCGGATCAATAAAAGCTATTATTTAAAGTGGAATCCGATTTTAAAAGAGAATTAAGGAGGTGATTTGATATGAAAGGGACAACCTATATTAAAGGTAAGCAACGAATGTGGGCCAGAAGCAGAGGAATGAAACTACAGGGGAGCCAGGGTAATAGGGGCGAGAAGAATTATGTAATGGATCTAAAGGAGAATTTTTTCGAGGATCCTATGGACGAACACCGGAAAGAGATCGAAGCTGGTGATGGTGGGGAGTTTAAAGATTCAGGTAAACAGGTGGCGAAAGCAAAGGCGCTTCACTCATCCTCGGTGTTGTGCATCAATCTTTTTCACTACTGGAGTCGAAAAAAGGAGCTGAATAAGCTTTGCCATGCCTTAGGGCTGTGTAATAAAGGATCTATCTCGGGAAGAAAATTATATTTTGAAAAGAAGCTTTCCATACTTGAAACAAAAGGAAACACTCCGAATTTGGATGTGGTGATTGAAAATACTGACAAGACACAATATAAAGCGTATGGGATAGAGAGTAAATTTTCCGAGCCTTTTTCCAAGAGGGAGGATAAAAAGAGTCATTCGGAAAGCTTATCCAGCTATCTCCAAGACACATCGATTTGGAAAGGACTACCGCATCTGAAGACTCTTAGCGAATCAGACCTGCTGGATGAAGAGTATCAGTACCTGGATCTGCCCCAAGTGGTAAAACATATTCTCGGGTTAAAGCGAAAATACGGTAAAAGGGGATTTCGTCTGCTGTATCTTTGGTATGATGTACCGGGAGTAGAGGGGTGGCAGCATCGCAGAGAAGTTGAAAAGTTTATCAAGCATGCTAAGGAAGATCAGCTGAAGGTGACGGCAATCACCTATCAAGAGGTATTTACAAGGTTGTTAGAGCATTATATGGAGAGGAATGAAGAGTACATGAAGTATTTATCGGATAGGTATTTTTAAGGGAAGGAGTGAATAAGTGGAAGAACCGTCCTCACATGAGCTAAGAATGCAAGCGTCATTATGAGAGCATAGAGTACTGGTGTAAATCTGATGTTATTTAATTGTTCAATAACATGTATAGAGCAAGGCCAGCTTATAAATGGTTGTTATTGATTGAAAACCAAACAAAAGGATTGTTATACCGCCAAGCACGACCTTAAGACTTGAGCGTTCAGCGAACATAAAGTCCTTATCATGAAGAACCTCACAATGATACAGTTCTTTTTATGAGACCTAGGAATATTATAAAGAAATAGATAAAGGAGTGTTGACTATTATGGAGAGAAATTATTGGTTACATCGAATTTCTCATTGTGGTGAAGTTGCGAGCAAACTATTGAAAAACGGAGTTCTGTCTATCGGTTTTTCAAACGTGTCCAGTGAATATTTCATTGCAGAAAGCAGTAGCAGTTGGAGTAACTTTGAAAAACTGATCGAAGCAGAATGGGGACCCAAAATGAGATCCAGACACTCCCTTTGGAGGTTTGTTTCAGAGATGAGAAAAGGGGATTATGTTGTAGTACCTCGCCCGAAAAGATTTTCTGTATATAAAATCATCGATGATAGATGTTTTTCACGAGAGGATCTAAAAGAAGATGATCTAATAAATATAAAGGAGGAAGAACGTCATCGATTACGCAACAGTGAGAACAGGATAGATTTGGGCTTCTTTCGACGTGTTGAAAAAATTGAGACAGATATCCCTAGAAAAGAGTATGCAGACTCCCAGTTAACAGCAAGGCTTAAAATACGACCGACCAATTCAAAGATTACTAAGCTGAGCGAGAATGTAGATCGTGCAATGGATAATTTCAAAGCAAGAAAACCGATTAACATCCGGAGCCAAATACAAGAAAAAATTGCAGAGGAAACATTAGCGACCATAAAAGAATATTTGAATCCTGATAAATTTGAAAAGCTTGTACAATGGTACTTTAGAAAAGCAGGCGCAACGGAAGTGTTTATTCCAGCCAAGAATGAGAAAGATAAAGAAGGTGATGCTGATATCATAGCAACCTTTGAGCCAATTAAAACCATTTATTATGTACAGGTAAAATATCATCAAGGTACAACATCAAATTATGCAATGAACCAAATACAAGATTATTTAACCAATAAAGAAGTAGATGATGACGGAAATTCCAAAATTGCATGGGTGATTACAACTGCAGACAATTTAGAGGACCCTTCCGATGAAGAAACAAAAGATAATAGTGTACAGGTAATCAAAGGAAGAGAATTTACTGAAATGTTATTGGATGTGGGGCTGTCTAACCTGGATGAAGTACTGTAAAGAAAGGATAAATTACCAAAAACAATTGGGATGTCTATCTTGGGCTAGACCACCAAGTGTTGTTTTTTATCAGACAAGGATGTAAAAATAAGGTATAAAAAAATAAATAAATAATTTATGGAATATGCAGGAAAATCTATCCTCTATAGCGAATACTAAATATGATACAGAAAATATTTATGTAGTTATAAAAGAAAGTCGGATTGAAACAGAATAAAGGAGGGATTGATTTGAAAGTTCGCTTTAACCAGTGGAATATTGGAGGTAAAATAATTTTCATTGCAACCGGTCTAGCCGTATTATCATTGTTTATGAGTTGGGTGGATCTTGGTATTATAACTGCATCCGGGTTTCAACAGGACGGCTATTTACTATTATTATTATACATTTATCCGGTGTATAAGCTTCTTAAAGATCGCCCTATGAAGAAAGTTGTCGGTGCAATATTAAGTATGTTAGCAGTAATAAGTGCAATAGGTTTTATGCTTTCAAAGTCCGTGGATTTTTATGGAACGACTGTTAACGGTGCAGGGGCAGGGCTCTATCTCTTTGTAATTGCATCCATTTTGCTTACCGTTGGGGTTATTAAATATGACACAGTTGATGAAAATATAGTCGAGGTGACAGAGGTTTAATATAAACATGTTATAAAAATATAATTATGGGAGGAAGAAAAATGCGAAGATTACTTCTAGTTATGCTGTTGGTACTAATGATGATTGTTCCAGGCTGTAGTGAGTCA
This region includes:
- a CDS encoding DUF2812 domain-containing protein, which produces MLGTKDRDKNGKGAGEKRRRKRVYWGYSILDYKGMEAYFEKMAREGWMLEKIGELWATFYRETPKDLQFTIDVFERSGILTPEETEEAREYRELCEKNGWHFVTSIKELQIFHAPANEDLTPIQTDEELEESLARKKVWKKDFSTSIIVFLLTAVLVIITRVRPAFQMDEYMGNIIYFLYPLMLIPTMIALIRSLLWIRKVKRQGLPEKEAETFFTGRRRKLLIDIIAALVTGFLILGVVLDTLYNPHANTISSIFPALLGITAGTIIRLTIQKKGRNKDDGIRFVIIGFLVMFMILGGFNYYRERQIENNIGDRDPNLIEEIPEDITTYSIEEVLVFTEEKALKRRTFPVLGQSFAVPKHYTQHQTWEVEGRNWEITIRTYETRNAWVAERIAEGYLDFQMGGIITWFGENWRDMEDLREAWDVDGFYMTEGYPAILMKQDTHLWIIEGNYRRVDNYIEEIKEPNMERLIEEILEKHHYLF
- a CDS encoding zinc ribbon domain-containing protein, coding for MFCTNCNNKVSVDDKFCNNCGSKLIEADENGSSEICPSCRTPNPKGSRYCVNCEDRISDTPATPKSGKGNEIGPDKEETHKTNSVRERKNYKVIIFWSLVALFIIGAPIDVKILISFLVCIIGGISILKPMRFIGINTRGKGVIIAGIGVVVLFVSAAQLPPDLATTHDMEISIADYKAQSNTIPYEDLIRETDKYVGEIVHYTGEVVEVQELRNNVYLRVNVTKGDFGFYTDTIWVNYIFEEGEKRIIEDDMVNLWGEIKGRKTYTAVLGNRITIPEINARKVELTSD
- a CDS encoding PGN_0703 family putative restriction endonuclease; this encodes MKGTTYIKGKQRMWARSRGMKLQGSQGNRGEKNYVMDLKENFFEDPMDEHRKEIEAGDGGEFKDSGKQVAKAKALHSSSVLCINLFHYWSRKKELNKLCHALGLCNKGSISGRKLYFEKKLSILETKGNTPNLDVVIENTDKTQYKAYGIESKFSEPFSKREDKKSHSESLSSYLQDTSIWKGLPHLKTLSESDLLDEEYQYLDLPQVVKHILGLKRKYGKRGFRLLYLWYDVPGVEGWQHRREVEKFIKHAKEDQLKVTAITYQEVFTRLLEHYMERNEEYMKYLSDRYF
- a CDS encoding restriction endonuclease codes for the protein MERNYWLHRISHCGEVASKLLKNGVLSIGFSNVSSEYFIAESSSSWSNFEKLIEAEWGPKMRSRHSLWRFVSEMRKGDYVVVPRPKRFSVYKIIDDRCFSREDLKEDDLINIKEEERHRLRNSENRIDLGFFRRVEKIETDIPRKEYADSQLTARLKIRPTNSKITKLSENVDRAMDNFKARKPINIRSQIQEKIAEETLATIKEYLNPDKFEKLVQWYFRKAGATEVFIPAKNEKDKEGDADIIATFEPIKTIYYVQVKYHQGTTSNYAMNQIQDYLTNKEVDDDGNSKIAWVITTADNLEDPSDEETKDNSVQVIKGREFTEMLLDVGLSNLDEVL